The Pseudarthrobacter sp. BIM B-2242 region CGGGCCGTGTCAATCCAAAGTTGAGCGGCATACGCTCAACTTTGGATTACTGATCACGGTTATGTCCGGAAAATCCCCGGAAATCCGGGCCTGCGAATGGCGTATTAATGCAGCAGCAGCCCGTTCGCTGTGCGTGAACGGGCTGCCGAATGACTCAATAAGGGGGCTGGGAGCCGCTGCTAGGACTTCCTATCCTCGTCTTCCTCAACCTCACGGGCGGTCTCCGCTCCGCGGGCTGCTCCGAGCGTGCCGGCGTCGCCGTAGTTGCCTTCCGGGTACTCGCCCTCCTCGATCAACTCCTCGGCGCCGCCCACTACGCCGGCATCACCGTAATCGCCTTCCACATACTGGCCGCCCTCACCCTCCAGGCCAGGGGCGCTGCTGGCCTTGCGGGGCTCTTCGTCACGTGCGGTGTTCTCAGTCATGACTGGTCTCTCCTTCGAGGTTCCGCGTCCACCTGGGCGCACTTGGAGTGTACCCAGCATGGGCCGCGCGAAACAGGGGCCGGAGGCCGGCCAGAAGCGTGCGCGGTGTGGCGCGCCAGGGGCGGACTCAGCTCCTGCCGAAGCCTGCAATGCCCGCAAGGACGGCCAGGTGGTGCTCAAAGAGTTCTTCGCGGGCACTGAACGTGTCGGGGCCGTACTGGCCGAACACCTCGAAGCTGACGGCACCGAACAGCGAGGTCCACACGAGTAAACCGTTGGCGATCACACCGTCAGGTGCAGCGAGCCCAAGTCCCGTGCGGATCGCTTCGAAATCAGCTGACAGTGCAGGGGGTACGACGGCGGCACCCGCGTGCGGTGCCTTCAGCTCGCCGGCGCGGAACGCTGCGTCAAGGATCCCCACGAGGCTGTAGATCACCCGCGTGCCGGGCGCTTCGGTCCGATCTGCGGGCGCCCGATACCCGGGAACCGGACTGCCGAACAGCAGGCCATAGCGCGCAGGCTCGCGCAGCGCCCATCCCCGGACCGCCTGGCCAAGCGCGTGGAACCGCCCGGCAAAGTCAGCGTCAGGCCCGGCACTGACAGCCACGTCCACCGCGTCGCCCAGTTCGCTGTAGGCGTCCACCACCAGGAGTGTGAGGAGCTCGTCGCGGTTGGCCACGTAGCGGTAGACGGCGGAGGACACCACACCCAAGTCCCTCGCCACGGCACGGAGCGACAAGGCAGCGGCGCCGTGGGTTGCCAGGTGCTCCCTGCCCAGCCGAACGATGTCCGAAATGGTTTGCGCACGGGCACGTTCGCGGGGGGTGCGCGGGATGGTTTTTGTCTTCGCGGCAGCCTCACTCATGAACCCAGCATCGCATAGGCCAGAGCAGTGTCAACAATCGAGAGCACCGCTCTTGACAGCGCACCATCGGGGGGCGCACGATGTTAGAGATCAGTGCTCTCATATCAGCCGTGAGAAGGGACGAAGATGGACGAACTATTTGTTATCACCGGGGCAGGTCCCGTTGGCTGGACGGTGGCAGAGCAGCTTGCCGGGCAAGGTAAACGCGTCCGGATCCTCACCCGCTCGGGCAGCGGTCCGGAGCATCCCCTCGTGGATCGCCTGACTGCCGACGTCCAGGACCCCAACCGAGTGCGGGACGCGTTCAGCGGCGCAACCGCCGTTTTCCACTGCATCCACGGCTCCTCGTACACGGCGGACGCATGGCGGGCGGAACTGCCCCGGGCCGAGCAAACGGTGCTGGCCGCGGCCGGCGAGGCGGGCGCCGTCGTCGTCTTCCCCGAAAGCCTCTACTCCTACAGCGAGCCGGACCGCCCCATGACCGAGGCGGGACCTCGGACTGCACAGGGCGGCAAGCGCGGCGTCCGCACCGAACTGCTCCGCGCCCGGGACGCCTCACCCACCAATACCGCCAGCGTGGCGGCCGGCGATTTCTTCGGCCCACGGGTCCGCAACTCACATGGCGGCGAGCGCATGGTTTTGCCCATCCTGGCCGGAAAGAAGGTGTGGGTCATCGGCAGCGCCGACCAGCCCCACTCGTTCACCTATGTCCCGGATCTGGCGGCTGCGATGATCCACGCCGCGCAGACGCCGTCGTTGTGGAACAAGGTTTGGCACGCGCCCACCGGTCCGGCAGTGACGCAGCGGCAGCTGGCAACCGCCTTTACCGAGGCCGGTGGAGTGGCCGCACCCAAGTTGGGGGCGATCCCGGGCTGGGCGCTCCGGGCCATGGGTATCGTTTCGAAGGACCTCAGGGAGCTTGCTGAAACGCTGTACCAGTTCGACAGGCCGTTCGTGATGGATTCCGCGGCCAGCCAGGCCGCCCTCGGCCTGCACCCCACGCCTCTGGCAGAGGCGGCTTCGGACACTGTCGCCTGGTGGCGGACGCAGGGCTGAGCCGCCCTGTCGCCCAGCCGCCCTACCGTAGCCCGGCACCCTCCGCTTCAAGCTCCGGCTCGTCGGCGCGCTGCGCGGCACTATCAAGCTCCGGCCGCCCCAGCTTGCTGGGCCACCAGATGCGCGGGCCGATGTCGTAGGCCAGGGCGGGGACCAGCAGCGATCGCACCAGGACCGTATCCAGCAGCACGCCGAAGGCCACGATGAACGCCAGCTGCACCAGGAACATGATGGGGATAATGCCGAGTGCGGCAAAGGTGGCGGCCAGCACCACACCGGCAGAGGTGATCACTCCGCCGGTCACGCCCAGCCCGCGCAGGATCCCCGGCCGGGTCCCGTGCTTCAGCGATTCTTCGCGGACCCGGCTCATCAGGAAGATGTTGTAGTCCACGCCCAGGGCCACCAGGAAGACGAACCCGAACAGCGGCACCGTAGCGTCTGCGCCGGGGAAACCCAGCAGGTTGTTGAAGACCAGAGCCGAGACGCCCATGGCTGCGCCGTAGGACAGCACCACGGAGAGAACCAGCAGGACCGGCGCCAGCACCGAACGCAGCAACAGCATCAGGATAAAGAGGATCACCACAAGAACCACCGGGATGATGATCACCAGGTCGCGCTGGGCCGTGGTGTTGGTATCCAGGGCCGTGGCGGTCACACCACCTACGAGTGCGCTGGCGTCCACCGTCTTCAAATCCGCACGCAAGGCCTTGACGACGTCCTCGGCCTCGATGGAATCCGCCGCGTAGTTGAGCGTGGCATTAATCAGCACCTTGCCCTCGCGGACATCGGGGTCGCCGGGAGTTCCGGGGGCGCCGGTGATAGGTACACTCCCCGCAGCCAGGAGGTAAGCGTCTCCCACGCCGTCGGCCGCTTTGACCTCCGCGAGCACCGCGTCAGCTTTGTTTTCGTCCGCAACCACGACGGCGGGGCTGCCGCTGCCGGCGTCGAAATGCCGCGCCAGCGCGTCCTGGCCGTCCACGGCGTTGGAGGCGGTGAGGATGACGTCGGTCTGCGGGACGCCGTTGGCTTTGAGCTGCAGGATGCCTGTCGAGGCGACCAGCAGCAGGAGGACGGAAGCGATCCACACGGTGCGCGGACGGCGGGAGACCAGCGAGCCGGTGGCACGCCAGATGCCCTTCTGCCTTTCCAGGCCGGTGACAAGTTTGGGTTCCCGCTGATCTTCCGGGACCAGCTTGGGGCGGAACGGCCAGAAGGCGGCCCGGCCCAGGAGCGCCATCAGGGCGGGCAGCAGTGTGAGGGCGGCGAACAGCGAGCACAGGATACCGGCGGCAGCCACAGGACCCAGGCCCTTGTTGGAGTTCAGGTCGGAGAAAAGCAGGCACAGCAGGGCGATGATGACCGTGGCGCCGGAGGCCACGATCGGCTCCACGGACGTCTTCCAGGCAGTCAGCACAGCTTCAGTCCGGTTGCGGGTGTGGGTCAGGGCCTCGCGGAACCGCGCAACGTACAGCAGCGCATAGTCCGTGGCGGCGCCGATCACCAGGATGGACAGGATGCCCTGGCTCTGGCCGTTCAGCTGAATCCAGCCGAGTTTGGCCATCCCGAACACGAGCAGGATGGCGGCACACAGCGCAAACACTGACGTCAGCAGCACGGCGATGGGCAGGAGCAGGGAGCGGTACACAATCAGGAGGATCACAAAGACGGCGCCCAGGGCCACGAGCAGAAGAATGCCGTCAATCCCGGCGAAGGCGCTGGTCAGGTCGGCGGCCAGGCCGGCCGGTCCCGTAACGAAGGTCTGCATGCCGTCAGGGGCGGCTTCGGCGACGGTGTCGCGCAGTTCCTTGACGGCCTCCTTGACCTCGCCGGACGAATCGATGGGGGCGATGAACTGGACCGCCATCCCGTCCTCGGACGGGATGGGTCCGATCACGGCGCTGCCGAGCCCCAGTCCTTCAAGCTCGGCTTTGAGCGCAGCGGCCTCGCCCAGCTGCGCCGGCGTGAATTTTTCGGCATTCTCGATGACGATGACGGCCGGGACTTCGTTGGAGTCCCGGAATTTCGCCTGCCAGTCCTGCGCCGCCGTGGCTTCTGCGCTGGCGGGGAGGAAGGAGGCCTGGTCGTTCGACGAGACCTCGTCGAGCCGGCCGAACGTGGGTCCGCCGACGCCGGCGATCGCCAGCCACGTCAGCACCAGCAGCACGGGAAGGAGCCAGCGCAGCCAGAACGGAACCCGCGCGCTGTGTTGGGGACTGGTTTTCATGATTCCTTCGGGGGTTCGGGGCGGGAGCGGTAGAATTGCTTCAATAATAGACTATCTCCATGATAGAGATAAGTGCCTATCGAGCAATTATCTGGCGAAGGGCGCCGGGACGGGTGTGCTGCAGTAATATCCGTCAGGGCAGCAGCGAGGATCAGCCCATAATTTATGGGGGCTGGAGGATCCACACGAGAGCGAAGGAGGCGGAATATGACGGACGAAGCGTTCCAGCGCCCGCCTGACTCTGCACCCCAGTCGTTGGTGCGGTTGCTGCAGGACTTCAGCCTCGAGGCCAACCGCTATGTCGATACCGCCGGCAGCCGGAAGGACATGCACCGTACGGACCTGAACGCGCTCGCCGTCATCATGCGCCACACTGCCAAAGGCCTTGTTGTCACCCCCGGCGTCCTCCGCAAGGAACTGCACCTCAGCTCGCCGGCCACCACCGCCCTCATTGACCGGCTGGACAGCTCGGGCCATGTGACCCGCGAACGCCACGGCTCGGACCGGCGGCAGGTCCAGCTCCGCATGACGCCCAAGGCGTTCCAGGACGGCGGGGCCATGTTCATGCCGCTCTCGCGCCACATGGGCGCGGCCATGGCTGAATTCTCGCCCGAGGAGCTGGATCTGGTCACCCGTTTTATGACGGCCATGGTGGAAGCCACCATCGCCGCCCGCCAGGAAGCATCCGACGGCGGCCCCTCCTCCCCCGGCCCACCCGCCTGAGCACCCCCCGCCCCCGAACGCACGACGCCGGCTCCTCCCATTCGCGCTACCGCGGCGGTAGCGTTTGTCTATGAGTGCGCAGCAGCCCGAAGACGACGATGTGTACACGCACGGCCACCACGAATCGGTGGTCCGCGCCCACGCTTCCAGGACCGCGGAGAACTCCGCAGCATTTGTCATCCCGCACCTGACACCGGGAACATCCGTGCTCGACGTCGGCTGCGGGCCAGGAAGCATCACGTGCGATTTCGCGGGGCTGGTGGCGCCGGGCAAGGTCACGGGCCTGGACAGGTCGCCGGACATCATCGCCCAAGCCACGGCGCTCGCCGCTGAACGGGGGGTGGCCAACGCAGAGTTCGTAGCCGGCAACATTTATGACCTCGACTTCGACGACGAAACGTTCGATGTGGTCCACGCCCACCAGGTCCTGCAGCACCTGACCGACCCGGTGGAGGCACTGCGGGAGATGCGGCGGGTGGCCAAGCCGGGCGGCATTGTGGCCGTGCGCGACGCCGATTTCCATGGCATGAGCTGGTATCCGTCCTTTCCTGAGCTGGACGAATGGATGGACCTTTACCAGCGGATCGCCCGGCGCAACGGGGCCGAACCCGACGCCGGCCGCCGCCTGGTCTCCTGGGCCCAGTCCGCAGGTTTCACGGACGTCGCACCCACCAGCAGCAACTGGCTCTACGCCACCGGACAGCAGCGGCGATGGCAGGCCCGCGTCTGGGGCGAGCGGGTGCTGCATTCGGCCTTCGCGGAGCAGGCGCTGGAGTACGGCTTTGCCAACGCCGCGGACCTGGCGCGGATCTCCGCGGGCTGGCACCGGTGGGGATCCACCGACGACGGCTGGTTCCTGATCCCGAACGGCGAGGTCATCGCGCGGGCCTGACCTGCGCCCGCCATCCCGGTTTGCCTGACTTTTTCCACATAGGAACATTCAGCCCTGACACCCGCGGCTGCGCCCGAATAGCGTCAGATCATGATCATTCAAGCAGGCTTTGACCTCGAGATTCTTGCCCGTCTGCTGATAGCGCCCAAAGGTATTGTCCTGCCCAAGCTCGTTGTCATTGAGCTGGATGCCAACATGCAGTTCGCGGACATTCAGGTTGTCAGCCATCAATTCGCCGGACGGATGGAGCCACACTTCGGCTCCATCCTGCGCCAACTGGATACGGACAGGACACGCTACTTTGCTATCGCCCATGCCGGGGCCTGGCCGGAGTGCCCGGCCTTAGACGCGCCGATTCTTGAAGAAGCAGCGGCGTTGCGAACACTTGCCCTTCAGCGCGGGTTCCTCATGATCGGGCATTTTGGCCTCGAAGGTGCCGAATACATGTCCAACGGGCCCCACTACTACTTTGACCGCTACCACCTCGGCCTCCCGTGCACCATGGACCACTGGATGCATGGTGCACGGCAGTTTCAGCCCCGGGGTCCGTGACCCGTGAGTACCTGCCCCGGAGTGCCACTAAACTTGGCTGGTGCAATTCTCCCTTTGGCTCGCCCTGGCGGGCGCCGGCGCCCTGATCAGCTTCACACCGGGGGCCGGTGCCATCAACACCATGAACAACTCCCTCACGTCAGGCTTCCGCCGCTCCATCTGGGGAATCCTTGGCCAGCAGGCCGCCCTGGTGGTCCACGTGGTGATCGTGGCCCTGGGTGTCGGGGTGCTGGTGGCCAGCTCACCGGTGGCCTTCAACGTGATCCGCTACGCCGGCGCGGCCTACCTGGTGTACCTGGGCATCCGCCAGTTCCTGAGCAAACCGGAACTGGACAAGGAACAGGCCGCGGCCCTCCGGAACGAACCAGCCTGGTCGATGTTCCGGCGCGGCCTCTGGGTCAATCTCCTGAACCCCAAGGCCATTGTCTTTTTCCTGGCGTTTATGCCGCAGTTCATCCGGCCCGAACAGCCGCTCCTGCCGCAGTACGTGATGCTCACGGCCACCGTGGTGGTGATCGACATCCTCGTGATGTGGTTCTTCTTTGCCCTGGCCGCCAAGTCCTTCCAGCGATTCACCCACAACGCCCGCGGCCAGAAAATCCTGAACCGGATCTTCGGCGTCCTCTTTGTTGCGGTGGGCGTTCTCCTCGCCGTCATCCACTAGGCTGCCCCCGGCCCCGCCTGGCCCCTTAGCCCATGTTTGACTCACGCTGTGATGAAGATTCACAACTTTGTAAAGACACGTGAATAACTCCTAGCCATGAACGTCTGGAGCGAGCATGCTTAACCCCATGAACCCACTGTCGAGGCCGTACCGGATCATCACCGTATGCACCGGCAACATCTGCCGGTCACCGATGGCCGAAATCATGCTGGCCGCGGCGTTCCGCGCCAGCGGGCTGAGCGATGAGGTGAGCGTCGATTCCGCGGGAACCACCGGTTACGAAGTGGGACGGCCCATCGATCAGCGCGCGGCCCGGCGGCTGGCCATCACCAAACTGAGCTCGCAGCATCACGTCGCCCGCGAATGGCAGGCAGGCTGGTTCCGCGAGCGCGATCTGATTCTGGCCCTGGACATCGACCACTATGCCTGGCTGCGCGACGCTGCCCCGGACCAGGAATCCATGGACAAGGTGCGTATGCTCCGGAGCTTCGACCCTCTGGTCGCCGGCAGTGACCTGCTGGACCAGGGCATCGAGGATCCCTGGTACGGCGGTCATGCGGACTTTGACGCCGTCTGGCAGCAGATTCATGGTGCGGTGCCGGGTGTCGTCGAGTACGTACAGGCGGCAGTGCGCCGTCCCGCCCCGCACCGGGAGCAGATGCAGCAGAAGGTACGCTCTATTTCATGACCCCCGCACCTGTGATCATCGCCATTGACGGGCGATCCGGCGCAGGCAAAACCACTCTGGCCATCGAACTCGCCGCTCAACTGCGGAACCACCACAAGGTCTCCCTGTTTCACCTTGAGGACATTTACCCGGGCTGGAACGGCCTCGCCGCTGGAATTGAACGCTACGTTGCCACCGTCCTGGCACCGTTGAGCCGCGGTGAGTCGGCCACCTGGACCAGCTGGGACTGGGCCAACCATTACGACGGCGACATGCTCGTCACGCTCCCCGCTGAGATCGTCATCATCGAGGGAGTGGGAGCGGCCGCCGCTGCGGCCCGGCCGCTGCTCAGCGCCGTCATCTGGGCCGATTCACCGGACGAGGTCCGCCGTAAGCGGGCGCTGGACCGTGATGGCGGCACCTATGAGCCGTTCTGGGAGCAGTGGGCGGCGCAGGAAGAGGAGTGGCTCGCCGACGACGACGTCCCGGGCCAGGCCGATATCCGCGTGCTTAATCATGCCGACGGGTCTGCCCTGGCGGACGTGCTGCAGGCCCTCTCCTACCTTCCCGTTCTCAGGGCAGCGCTGGTCCCTGAGTTCGCCGCCCGCCGCGGCCTGAGGCTCCGCGCAGAGCGGCTGGACGGCAGGCCGGACGCCGCCGCCCTCTTCGGGACGCTCTACGGCCGCTCGGCGCACGCCGTCTGGCTGGA contains the following coding sequences:
- a CDS encoding low molecular weight protein-tyrosine-phosphatase, which produces MNPLSRPYRIITVCTGNICRSPMAEIMLAAAFRASGLSDEVSVDSAGTTGYEVGRPIDQRAARRLAITKLSSQHHVAREWQAGWFRERDLILALDIDHYAWLRDAAPDQESMDKVRMLRSFDPLVAGSDLLDQGIEDPWYGGHADFDAVWQQIHGAVPGVVEYVQAAVRRPAPHREQMQQKVRSIS
- a CDS encoding efflux RND transporter permease subunit, which codes for MKTSPQHSARVPFWLRWLLPVLLVLTWLAIAGVGGPTFGRLDEVSSNDQASFLPASAEATAAQDWQAKFRDSNEVPAVIVIENAEKFTPAQLGEAAALKAELEGLGLGSAVIGPIPSEDGMAVQFIAPIDSSGEVKEAVKELRDTVAEAAPDGMQTFVTGPAGLAADLTSAFAGIDGILLLVALGAVFVILLIVYRSLLLPIAVLLTSVFALCAAILLVFGMAKLGWIQLNGQSQGILSILVIGAATDYALLYVARFREALTHTRNRTEAVLTAWKTSVEPIVASGATVIIALLCLLFSDLNSNKGLGPVAAAGILCSLFAALTLLPALMALLGRAAFWPFRPKLVPEDQREPKLVTGLERQKGIWRATGSLVSRRPRTVWIASVLLLLVASTGILQLKANGVPQTDVILTASNAVDGQDALARHFDAGSGSPAVVVADENKADAVLAEVKAADGVGDAYLLAAGSVPITGAPGTPGDPDVREGKVLINATLNYAADSIEAEDVVKALRADLKTVDASALVGGVTATALDTNTTAQRDLVIIIPVVLVVILFILMLLLRSVLAPVLLVLSVVLSYGAAMGVSALVFNNLLGFPGADATVPLFGFVFLVALGVDYNIFLMSRVREESLKHGTRPGILRGLGVTGGVITSAGVVLAATFAALGIIPIMFLVQLAFIVAFGVLLDTVLVRSLLVPALAYDIGPRIWWPSKLGRPELDSAAQRADEPELEAEGAGLR
- a CDS encoding MarR family winged helix-turn-helix transcriptional regulator; its protein translation is MTDEAFQRPPDSAPQSLVRLLQDFSLEANRYVDTAGSRKDMHRTDLNALAVIMRHTAKGLVVTPGVLRKELHLSSPATTALIDRLDSSGHVTRERHGSDRRQVQLRMTPKAFQDGGAMFMPLSRHMGAAMAEFSPEELDLVTRFMTAMVEATIAARQEASDGGPSSPGPPA
- a CDS encoding NAD-dependent epimerase/dehydratase family protein: MDELFVITGAGPVGWTVAEQLAGQGKRVRILTRSGSGPEHPLVDRLTADVQDPNRVRDAFSGATAVFHCIHGSSYTADAWRAELPRAEQTVLAAAGEAGAVVVFPESLYSYSEPDRPMTEAGPRTAQGGKRGVRTELLRARDASPTNTASVAAGDFFGPRVRNSHGGERMVLPILAGKKVWVIGSADQPHSFTYVPDLAAAMIHAAQTPSLWNKVWHAPTGPAVTQRQLATAFTEAGGVAAPKLGAIPGWALRAMGIVSKDLRELAETLYQFDRPFVMDSAASQAALGLHPTPLAEAASDTVAWWRTQG
- a CDS encoding methyltransferase domain-containing protein, whose protein sequence is MSAQQPEDDDVYTHGHHESVVRAHASRTAENSAAFVIPHLTPGTSVLDVGCGPGSITCDFAGLVAPGKVTGLDRSPDIIAQATALAAERGVANAEFVAGNIYDLDFDDETFDVVHAHQVLQHLTDPVEALREMRRVAKPGGIVAVRDADFHGMSWYPSFPELDEWMDLYQRIARRNGAEPDAGRRLVSWAQSAGFTDVAPTSSNWLYATGQQRRWQARVWGERVLHSAFAEQALEYGFANAADLARISAGWHRWGSTDDGWFLIPNGEVIARA
- a CDS encoding LysE family transporter, which translates into the protein MQFSLWLALAGAGALISFTPGAGAINTMNNSLTSGFRRSIWGILGQQAALVVHVVIVALGVGVLVASSPVAFNVIRYAGAAYLVYLGIRQFLSKPELDKEQAAALRNEPAWSMFRRGLWVNLLNPKAIVFFLAFMPQFIRPEQPLLPQYVMLTATVVVIDILVMWFFFALAAKSFQRFTHNARGQKILNRIFGVLFVAVGVLLAVIH
- a CDS encoding TetR/AcrR family transcriptional regulator, whose translation is MSEAAAKTKTIPRTPRERARAQTISDIVRLGREHLATHGAAALSLRAVARDLGVVSSAVYRYVANRDELLTLLVVDAYSELGDAVDVAVSAGPDADFAGRFHALGQAVRGWALREPARYGLLFGSPVPGYRAPADRTEAPGTRVIYSLVGILDAAFRAGELKAPHAGAAVVPPALSADFEAIRTGLGLAAPDGVIANGLLVWTSLFGAVSFEVFGQYGPDTFSAREELFEHHLAVLAGIAGFGRS